The Verrucomicrobiia bacterium sequence AGATTTTTATCCTTCTTTGCAAGCGATTGAATCAGTTTTTCGAGAATTGGGAGAGCGGACGAAAGGAAAAATTTTTTATTGTGGAGATGATGAAGGAGCGACGCGAGTTTTTAAAAGTTTTGAAAATGCGATTAGTTTTGGATTGAGTCATTCAGTTCATGTTCAGGGGAAAAATGTTGTATTCGATAAATCAGGATCGCGTTTTGATGTTTGGGTGAAGGGAAAATTATGGCTTGAGGGAGTGCATTTATCTTTGCCAGGTTCGCATAATATTCGAAATGCGCTGGGAGCAATTGCAGTGGCGCGTGAAGCGGGGTTAAGTGAAAAAATGATTGTGGAAAGACTTGCTTCTTTCCAGGGAGCGCGACGTCGATTTGAGATTAAATGGGAGTGTGATGATTTTTTAGTGATTGATGATTATGGGCATCATCCCACTGAAATTCGAGCGACGTTAGAAGCTGCGAAACAGGTGGCGGGGGGGAGGCGGCTAGTTGTGGTTTTTCAGCCGCATCGATTCAGTCGCACAAAAGCGTTAAAGGAAGACTTTGCTAAAGCTTTTGATTGGGCAGATCGTTTGTTTTTGACGGAAATTTATCCGGCGGATGAGTCAGCAAAGGATTGGCCAGATGTGACGGGAGAAAATTTGTTTCGTGTCGTTGAGGCAACTGGGCGCGGGGCAATTTCTTTTCAAGGTCAAGGCTTAGCATTGGCACAAGAACTGATTCATGAAGTGAAACCGGGCGATTGTGTTGTGGTGTTGGGAGCGGGTGATATCGGAAAAGTGACGCAGGTTTTGGTGGAGCACTTGAAATTTTATCGAGAGTTAATGGAAGCGGCTGGAGATAATGGGCGTGTGGTTCGTAATGAATCTTTGCGTCGTCACACCACTTTGCGTGTGGGCGGGCCTGCGGAGTTTTGGTGTGAGCCGGATGGAGAAGAGTCTTTGGCACGAGTTTTACAATTGTGCGAGAAAAACGCTATGCCTGTCACATTTATTGGACGGGGATCGAATTTATTAATCAAAGATGGGGGAATTCGCGGGGTTTGTTTACATTTGCATGAAAATTTTTTTTCAAAGATTGAAGTTGCAAAAGATAAAGTTTCGGCGCAAGCGGGCACTAAACTAAAATCGATTGTGGCGGCTGCCAAGCGTGAGGGATTGGGTGGTTTTGAATTTATGGAGGGGATTCCAGGAAGTTTAGGTGGGGCGCTATTTATGAATGCAGGAGCGATGGGAGGATGGATGTTTGAGAGGGTTGTCTCAGTGCGTTGTATGAATAAAAATGGTGAGATTGCTGAATTGTTGCGAGAGGGGATTCAAGCCAATTATCGTTGTGTGCCAACGTTGCAAAATAAAATTGTTTTATCAGCAGTTTTGCAGGGTAAAAAAGAAGCAAAAGAAGTTGTCGAAGAACGTTTGCGTGAGTTTAGTAAGAAACGTTGGGAATCGCAACCGGCAGCATCGAGTGCGGGTTGTATT is a genomic window containing:
- the murC gene encoding UDP-N-acetylmuramate--L-alanine ligase; the encoded protein is MSAIVQCLHHRMPDRFWHFVGVGGSGMSGLARLLLEKGYQVSGSDLVESRLIQQLEEKGLIFFQGHQSDFVDQAQAVVVSSAIDESNVELESARARKIPIFHRAELLSALLAEKKSIVVAGMHGKTTTTSLLAWLFHETQSSFYVGGVVTQLGASAKIGEGEWFIAEGDESDGTLVKYAPHFSLVLNIEKEHLDFYPSLQAIESVFRELGERTKGKIFYCGDDEGATRVFKSFENAISFGLSHSVHVQGKNVVFDKSGSRFDVWVKGKLWLEGVHLSLPGSHNIRNALGAIAVAREAGLSEKMIVERLASFQGARRRFEIKWECDDFLVIDDYGHHPTEIRATLEAAKQVAGGRRLVVVFQPHRFSRTKALKEDFAKAFDWADRLFLTEIYPADESAKDWPDVTGENLFRVVEATGRGAISFQGQGLALAQELIHEVKPGDCVVVLGAGDIGKVTQVLVEHLKFYRELMEAAGDNGRVVRNESLRRHTTLRVGGPAEFWCEPDGEESLARVLQLCEKNAMPVTFIGRGSNLLIKDGGIRGVCLHLHENFFSKIEVAKDKVSAQAGTKLKSIVAAAKREGLGGFEFMEGIPGSLGGALFMNAGAMGGWMFERVVSVRCMNKNGEIAELLREGIQANYRCVPTLQNKIVLSAVLQGKKEAKEVVEERLREFSKKRWESQPAASSAGCIFKNPSLSPAGKLVDELGLKGLSIGGARVSQEHGNFIVNDGTATASDVLGLIELVRQRVRAERGVELETEIIILGDN